The Erigeron canadensis isolate Cc75 chromosome 1, C_canadensis_v1, whole genome shotgun sequence genome segment TTCCACACCATTGAATCAACATTTAAGTTCTGATACATTTGCTCAAGATAAATCAAGACTTCAAAAAATTCAGCTAAGCACATGTGCCAAGTCATTATGGAATCtcaaaaaacttttaaacagtTTCATGGTAATTAAGAAATGACAAAGCGCAAGATGTACTGTTTTAAGCAAGATGTTGCAAACCCTATTATCTTCTAAACATGATTTCTACACTACCAAAGTAAAGACACACCAAATGCATAAAAGGAAGAGGAATACATGAATTACATCCAAGCTGAACTTGAACTgaacagaaatatatatatgtctaatgAAATAAGAGGTGTCACATTAGGTAGCTAGTTGTTGTCAATTATGTTGTTGAAACTGATTATTTCTGACATTACCCAGCTTGTGGGCAAAACTGAGTGAAAGATGAACACATCtatagaaacaaaaaaatataactcaTATGATTTGTAGTTCCAACCGTTAATAATATGATCTCCCAAACCTATAAGCAAACAACTCCACTCACACCTCCTATTATGTAACCAAGTTAGCATACAATGAGCTAAATTCTAAATCCAAAAATTGcctaaaacacataaaaatctAAACTTACAAAACCACCCATGAACCAAATAACCATCCTTGATGTTCAAATAGTCACATTTTGGTGTATAGACAAATGAACTAAATAAGACCAAAAGCAAGTAGAAAAAAGAAGACTAAATGTTTAACATGAAACTACAGACAAACATTATGAAACTCGGTTCTgccctgtatatatatatgagaaaaatgaatatgggctgttatgcacccaacttggtgAAAAACACCtgacataccaatattttaatattttgaataaatgtttggtattttaatattttgaataaatgtttggtattttaatattttgaataaatgttagGGGtcatatgatttttatggtttaaaaaaaagtatgtgaggggtttttcacccaacttaggtgcctaacagcctcatattagCTCGATTATTAAAAGTGTTCTCAAATTATAAGTAGACGGCGGTTATTTATTTTGgataaaaagaataagaaactTCCAGGCTCGAATCTGTCAAGAATGAGGTCACAAAAACATTGTCACTGCAATAAAATGGAATTAAAGATTGTTACCAAGCCAAGAAAAGATTATGGTTTCAAGAATTTGTTACAGATGATGATAAACCTCAAATTCTTACCcacaacaaagaaaaagaaaacctcAATCGAATAATAATATTGGAGATTTAAGatccataaaataaaataagtatttgaaATTAACGATACAACTAATTAAAGAAAACGAACCAATTAGGCGATGGATGCGGCGGAGATGAATGACAGTTGTGATGAGAGCGGCGGAGATGGATGGCGGGATAAGCCGTAGCAGGGGGAAAACAGACGGAGAGGGGGGTTTGATTGGAACTTGGAACTTGTAGCGcctttgcttttttttttttaaagaattgtaataaaaaaaatgattaaatattCATTTAGTAATTACTAATCAAGTTTAACAAGAGCCTATGTGTagggatgaaaaaaaaaaaaccgaaccggCGGGGAAACCTGATACCTGAACCCGTTCGGAGCAGGGACTGGTACATGTCTACCCCGACATGATATCaatacctatatctatatatttataagtaattagtttTGAATCTATATTCCATACTAATATCAACAAAATTTGTATCTATGTTCAATAACTTGTACATCCATTTCTCAAAACATCAAAAATAAGTAGTATCCTTTTTCAAATCATAcaagttttgataaatatttttgaaaaataattatccTTATCGGGTCGTGTTTCAGGTATCGGGTTTTGGGCATAATTTTATCCCCGATGGGTATCGGATCGGGTTCGGGTCGTATATTCCTTATCGGGGTTGGGTTTAGTACTACGCGACCCATTGTCATTCCTATCTATGTGTTTTGTACTTTTGTTATAGTGGATAACATTAAACCCCTTTGACCCACAACACACTATCAAATTAGATTCGTCAACCCGTTAACTTGTGGAATTAATCAGGTCACACAGGTTGGAATCGATTGAAATTACTGACCTGTAACTTTTAGTGAATCAGGTTAGGGTTAAAAATTTTCAATCTATCAATCCAACGTGAGTCGATCAATGGTGGGTAACATTCAAGAATTAACGGGCATGGATGGtttgttataaaaatttatgcattaaaataaTAGTACTCTTGTGTTAagaatgtttcttgaaagaaatatatttttactttcttAGTACTACTACTTTTTAAGAATAAGAAGAAGACGAGGGTTATGTGTTTATGAAAACGACGATACGTCTGTAGTATAGGACCTCGACTATCAACACGTCTACTATTTGAGTAGCACAAATACAAGTGAAATATAACCCACCTAGGATTGGGTTAAAAGTAACCCAAAGCATGCTTTTGGTGGATCAAGTTGGGTCAGATCTTTTTAGCATGTCAATCTAACGTGAGTCGACCAATGGTGGGTGAAATTCAAGAATTAATGTGCATGGATGGCTTGTTATAAAAGCTTGTGTATAAATATAATAGTAGTTTGTGTTAAGAGAATGTGTTTAGAAAAAGATATTAAATTCAAGAATTAACGTGCATGGATGGTTTGTTATAAAAGCTTGTGTATAAATATAATGGTTATTTTGTGTTAAGAGTTTGTTtagaaaaagatatttttactttttttaagaCTGCTTTCATAGAATAGGAAGAATATAAATATTGTTTCTATCATAGTGGTTATGTGTTTATGATAACGGGGTATGTCTGCAACATAGGACTTCGACTATCAACACGTCTAGCATTTGAGTAGCACAAATACAAGTGAATTATAACCGAACTTGGATTGTGTTAAAAGTAACCCAAAGCATGCTTCAAAACCATCccttatgatatatataaacttgTGCTTCAGCatgggaaatgatatatttttttctaaaaaaactcTTAACAATCTTTTGAATACCATGACTACATGATAAGTATGCTTACTTTgagcatatatgatatttaaagTGTTTGGAAAAAATATATGGAACTTTTGAAAAAACACCCCTTGATACGGTTTAAGGGGCGGCTACAAATTGTGAGTTCGATAGAATATAGAATAAAGATCATCGATCTCATAAGTATCATACCAAATCCCATCAATCGAATCACTTTTTCGAGAAATACGAGATACCTTTTTTGGTTGGGTATGGCCCCGACTATTACGGGAGCTCGCCAATTAGTTAACCATTTAATAAAGTTACCAAACGAAagtttttgttacttttttttgaaCCTTCTTTACCCCATAGTGATATTGAATATAAGGGGGTATTCCTTTTTCcactttaattttgaaaattaacgTTTAAATGTCCTTCAAAAGTAAGTAAATAAATCCGACACATATAAAATGTCGTTAATCCCGCCGCACTCTGTTTGTATTCGtaataacttttcttttttttaactaaaggtTAACGTAAATGactaagttgattttattcaaCGATTGACCAAAcgaaaatattaataaataataaattgtaAATACTCAGACGCTTGTGAATCTTCGGGTACTGTTTTATTCAATGTTTGTTCAATTACTCTTATTGAGGAATTGTCCATACGTAAAATCATAATTATTGATACGGGCCTTTTCCACATAAAAGGGGAATCTTTTGTTACAATAGAAGCAGAAGTGAGGGTGGTGAGGTCCCATATTGACTATCATGAGGTCTTTTCTTCAAAAAAACGTATTCGTAAAAATATTTGGAAAATGAAAGGATATTGGGCGCTCCAGAAGATGTTGATCGTAAGTGAGAAGATTGGTTACGGAGAAAGAGAAGCCGGATTCATATTCACATACATGAAAAGTATATAGGAAGAAGAATAATCTCTgatttctttttgattttgaaaaaaaagaacGGGCTTTCTTTGAATTTGAAGTAATAAGACTATCCCAAGAGTATTACACCCTTGATCGTGAAATATCGATTGCTTGTTGAACCCTGTGAATTGTGTGAAAGTAGGAATTCCTACTAATGTAATTTCGATTACTGATGGACAAATATTCTTATCTGCCGATCTATTCAATGCCGGAATCCGACCCGCTAGTCTAATGTTTTTTCGCCCGGAGAACTAATTGAATTGTTGCGAGCGGAACGAATGGGGCGCGCTTTGGAAGAAGCGATCTGTTACCAAGCCGTCTTATTGGGAATAACAAGAGCTTCTATGAATACTCAAAGTTTCATATCCGAAGCGAGTTTTCAAGAAACTGCTCGAGTTTTAGCAAAAGCAGCTCTCCTGGGGCGTATCGACTGGTTGAAAGGCCTGAAAGAAAACGTTGTTCTGGGGGGGATGATACCTGTTGGTAGCGGCTTCAAAGCACCATCGAGCGAATCTAATAGGAAAagaatatttgaaatttaggGAAACCAAACATTCAATTTTTAAAAGGATAACATGACTGTAGACAATTTTTTGCAAATATGACAACTCCCTCTCAGCCTAATTACATGGTCAAATAGGATATTCATATAATGAATTGGGTGTATGAATTAGCTTGTTTGTAAGTATAAAATCTTCAACTTAACAAGCACTTTAAAAAAATGCTCATTTTAGATGCTTATAAAAATAATgagcttttatatataaattatttaaaaaatgaactgtTTAACAGCTCATAGAAACTTATCGAAACACATCACATTAGGTGAGGTTCCAAATTTACAAAATTGTAGGGATCatgtaaatttaaaaacactACCCTAAGAGTCCCAGATAAAAGTTTATTTAGACAGCCAGACAGGTACAAAAGAATAGGTCATCAATAAGAAGACAATAACAAACTGAAAGTCTAACTATCTAGAAAATAAAGCTCTCATAGGCGCCACTACCCAGGCCATAGGTAAAAACTAATTTTGATGCAAAACCAACACCATAAtatcaaaaaatcaagaaacatGAAATGAAATGGCCACAACTTTTCAAAAGTTGAAAACATAAACATACTGTCATCAAGACAGCCTACTTGACTGATTCAGTATCATTACTTCAGACTCAGGAAATAATACATGGAATTGACGTTACTAAAATAGAAATAGATTGGCGTTGCAACTCCAATTAGACAGTGAAACCTTCTAAGTAATACTAGGGGTAAAGTATGAAGACCCCTGCGGCTCTATAAATCAGTCTTTTTGAATCGCTCTTATCAAATACTAGAATAAAGTTGTCAGCAGGGTATCCAAAGCATGGCAAATGAAAGACATAGTTAATAAGCTTAACACTTGAGAAATAAAAGGGGACATAACGACTCTAATTCAAAACTGAGGATCGAGTAACAGCTCAAAATATTAAAGGCTATAAAATTGGTAACCTCAAAATGGCCTACACTTTTGAAGAATGGTAAACCAATACCAAGCAAAACAGCCAAGGCCATACTAGACAATTTACACATGTTTAACATAACACCACTTCAAGATTGTAAATAGAAAGTATCTTCTCTGACAACCCAAGCAAGAAATAAAACTCACTTAACCCCCAATGATGGGAACTGTTTCACATCCTCAATGGCAGGTGCCACATCATTGATTCTGTTTCCACCACCATATCCTGCTCGACCACCACGGCCACGACCCCTACCTCGGCCACCACTGTAGTTCCTTTCCTCTTCAGTAGGCTTCAAAAACTCATTGATGCTTAGTGACTGCAAAATTAAAGGTTCAACAAATAAATATCTTAACACAATTATTAGGTATAATAGTTTTACCGAGTTATAATTGAAAGTGATACAAAATACCTAAATAGAAACAAGCCAAAGGTGCCTATAATGCGCATACAATATTCTAAATCAAATGAATTAGCTACTGGAACAGGTCAAAAGCATTACAATATTCTACATGATGACGCTCACAAATTAACACCAGTATATTAAAATCTAGTTTATGTTATCAAACTAGATAAAAAAGTGTTTCAAGCCGACTAAACTCAAACTACAGAAGTACCCAAATTTCATGTTAACCAACCCACCCGTCTTACCACATCTTGAATAAAATGACAATCAAACATTAGTAAGTACCCAAATTTCATGTTACCCAACCTACCCGTCTTACCACGTCTTGAATGAAATGACAACCAAACATTAGTAAACTTGCCTTTTTagctttttcttccttttcagCATCTTTGCGCTTCTCCTTCTCAGAACCCTGCTCGAAACAgcaataatataaaacaaagaaATGTATATGAACACAAATCATTTGGGAAATACAACTGCATATTCTTGAACTGCAAAGAAAATGTACCAGTTTAACAAAGATTTCCTCCTCGCTCTTCTTGCTGGATAACAATTGCATTTTTTCTAGATCTTTGTCCAACCCAACCTTTCTTTCCTCGGCTCTTAGTGTTTGCAAGGCTTTTCTCTTCTCCTCTAAAACCTTCTCATACTCTTCAAGTGTCATTTCCTGTAAAACAATGTTCAACAAACATAGAGTAGGTATTTGACCTAAGAGAAgaaaattcttaaaaataatATCTATCCAAACTATATACTAAACATGTAACAAAACTAGTGCCCAAACAAGCAAAAAAAAGCCATCAAGTTCAGATTATCAGAATGTAAGACCAGATTTCAAAATGACCAGTTCTTACAACACTTACTGATTAGTCTTAACAAGATACTCAAGATTTTCACCTACAATTGGAAACGCTTATGAAAATACTCAGAGCACAAAGGAATCTTAAGCACTCTCTACTTTCAAATACATAATCTCTTCATAGCTAGTTTTTAACATAATACACATCAGGtctatagataaaaataacataGCAACTGAACATAAACACTTTATAAACAACAAAGGTTCACCTTTTCCTCAGGCTCTTTCACCTCTGCCTCAGGTGCAGGGTTTTCCTTGTTGGCATCAACACCATCTTCTTGTGCAGCAGGCTTCTCAGGCTCTTCATTCTTCTCAGGCTCAGCCACAGGTTCATCGAGCAccctaaaataaaatcaaaacaaattaaaaaaataagcaaTACCATAGATAATATAGAGACCACTAACTTAACGGTACCCACATCcactatataacaaataaatagGTCCCTTTATATTATAGCTTCACAATATCAAGACAAATAGATGAAAATAACAACTGGATCTGGCATGTTTTTTTACAgtctatttttttattgtgcCTCATATATTCTCATAAACAATATTATTGACCCATGGGTATTAACCAAATTAGAAAAACAAGTAATATCATAGCTAGTGTAGCATGTTAAAGATAAACACAGATATAAAACTGCAATTTTGAAAGCTAAAAAATGTATACTTACTTAGGAACTGCAGTGGGAGATCCCCAGTTACCACGACCAGCACCATCACGCTTAAGATCATTACTGCATTAACAAAAAAGCAGCTTAGAAGAAGTGGCcaactaaaaaaaactttcatttttcaGGCATAACGTTTTAATCTCAAAAGGTTAACATATCGAATAGCTTTCTTACCCACGACCAGTCATACTGCGGCGTTCAAAAACCCTTCTAGGGCGTTCACCATCCATATCCCCATTTGCATAACCACCACGACGACCACCACGATAAGCGCCACGGGAAGAACTGAATCCACGTCTCTCAGAGAACTTATCAACCTCTCCGTCAGCTGTAGGCATGTAACCTCCATTGAAGCCATTGGTGTTTCCATTAGTGTTCTCATTGTTAGCGGAATCACGGTTAAAGCCGCGTCCTCCACGGCCACCACGGCCTGCACCACGACTACCAGCGCGACCTCCACCCCTCTCAGTCTTGAACTCTTGcactacaaatataaaaaaaaaaaaacaacaatgataaacatattGCCAGTATTTTATTTGCTTACACAATCATATTGCCAACTGAAATCACCCTAATTCTATCTATGAGTATCCTCAAATCACatggtatataaatatatatatatatgtctatgtaTGTATTGATTAATATGTATTTTGAACTTGTTTTATCACCCtcaataacaaaataatactaATGTAAACAACACTCAGTCAAGTAAGATATCAAAATACACCTTAATCCTTCATATCAAGTCCTGTCTTTCTATTACAAGATCCTATAACTAGTAAAGTACGATTAAAAAATGTGTTTATCCTcgctttatataaaaaaaaaaaaaaacaaaaagcagCTCAATATACGTAGATTGGCTATCAATTCTAagtgatatattattattattattattattattattattattattattattattattattattattataattattaacaaaaacatcatAGCAATACTTTCAATTATAAGAATCTCAACTACAGCTAACCATGTCacaaacttatttatttttagttcatttaatacatatacaatatatatatacatatatatataaagagagagaGGAATATACCAGCCGGAGCTTTCTTAGGAGCAGGCTTAGCAGTCAAACCACCGGCAGCCGGAGCTTTCTTAGCCGGAGCAGCAACCGGAAGCTTGGCAATGAGCTGAGTGACGTCATCGTTATCATCATCAACCAAAAGATCAAATGGGTTTCTTGAGGCCATTTTTCAATAGCACAAAAAATGGGTTTTTCAATATATGACTTAAGAATTATAATCtcaaagaaataaaatcaaaaccccaTTAATAGGTGATATACAAGAAATATATAGAGacagtgtttgtgtgtgtgtgagagagagaaaataacAGTAAACCCTAGCCGAAGCggcagagagagagagagagatgagaAAATGAGGGTGTGAAGAGCTGATTTTAAAACCCTACACAGGGTTTTTTGTTTTCGTGTAAtgtgggttgggttgggttttgtTTACATTTTGGGCTACTACTAGTGTTATTGGGCTAAATAGTAGTAGCTTTTTATATTGTTCATCACTCATTTTTATACATGTGTTTCAAAGTTATGAATGAATTGTTTTACATTTTATGAAACCATCGTCAAAATGGTCAAATGGTGGTTTACATTAAGTAATATCATGTTCGAAGATGTCTAAGTAGATATCTTGGAAGTTACGGAGAGAGTTTGAAAACGAATATCCATATTAgatcaaatatatttaaatcaaACATTTGTTcactttatataatttgaaacAAAGAAAATCTTATTCATATAcccattttttaactttttaagtagAAGAAGAAAACTTGCATCACATTAAAACGCTTCCACTATGGAGTCATGTTTCTCTTTTACATCAAGTTTCTAAAAATGGATATACATGTCTGGCTTAGTGCACGCGCGTTGTGGCTAGAAGGTTTAGACAATATAAAACATGGGCGATATGAGATGATGACCATAATTGCAATAGCTCCGTCAAAATCTCCAATCTCTGGCTGTGAAACCTACCGGTTTAAAAACaataagcttaacacaactatGCTAGAATGATCAGAAATTTACaataaaaagaatatgaaagaATTATAAATTTGACCATTACCCATGAGGTATCATGTCCATATTTTCAATTATATTGCCTTCCTGAAATTTCGTGATAAGTGCCTTCAAAAACTCTGTCAAGCTAGTCCATTGCCCCAGTTTATAGTTTATGTGAAAATCGAACAATAACTTCAACAATGCCTACTAAAGTAACTAAAAATCAACAAATATATCAAACCAGAAATAAGCCTTTATCGATGCTTATGTTTATACAAAGTAACTTAAAATATTGTGAGTCATCAATCCCGACACTTACTAATCTTGTTTTTCCCCTTCATCATTAACAAAGAAACAATTACCATATATAACCCATAAGAATCCGGCAACGTTTGGGAAATTCAAGCAAACAACAGaaagagaaaacaaaaataaacaaatgtcgTAAACCATTTGTGAGATTCCGGCGGTGGTGGTTGGGAAATCCATTATCGATTTAAGATCAGATTTGTGAGCTCCATCATCGATTTGTGAGATTACGGCGGCGGTGGTTGGTGATTCAAGCGGCAGTGTTAGGGAATGAACAATACCTAACACAAATGCCACTACATTATTCAAATATAGAAAATGAATTAATTGTGAGAAGTTAAAAAATAGGTGAACAGAGGAAACGACGACAGGTGAGGCCTTGAGAAGTTGATCGATTTGTGGTGGcttaatggtggtggtggtgatgggggAAGTTGGCGGTGCTGTTAGCAGAGAAGAGAGAAACGAGGGAGGGGTATAAAGTTGGTTTAGGGTTAGCGTTGGGAGAAACGAAGGAGGGGTATGGAGTTGGTTTAGGGTTAGCGTTTGGTTTTTTGTTAGTTGAAAAACGTTTGAGGGTATTTTGGTTTAAAGATAGAGTGGCGTATAAGGGATATTATGGGAATAttgaaaaatatgtttaatttataaaaataaaaagtcaatatTCTTTATAgaagagtatagatatagatagatagatagatatagaagtatagatatagataacgtaacttattgtatatatgatatatgatgatgtggTCAGGATTGATAATTatctttttgtttcattttgtaaACTGTAAGTCAAAATGTCAAATATCACATTAGAAAATGTTGTCAGTAGCACTAAAGGTAGTTGATAATTGAGATGATAACAGTTGTAATTTTTGTAAGCATGGAAATGGTAAGGTAAAAGAATAGTATTCTAAACTTAATGTACTTAAAATATAGactttataatataagtaaaatattttataatttagtgtTGATACAATACTATCAAACATTGCCTTCAAACATGtgaatac includes the following:
- the LOC122606831 gene encoding RGG repeats nuclear RNA binding protein A-like; its protein translation is MASRNPFDLLVDDDNDDVTQLIAKLPVAAPAKKAPAAGGLTAKPAPKKAPAVQEFKTERGGGRAGSRGAGRGGRGGRGFNRDSANNENTNGNTNGFNGGYMPTADGEVDKFSERRGFSSSRGAYRGGRRGGYANGDMDGERPRRVFERRSMTGRGNDLKRDGAGRGNWGSPTAVPKVLDEPVAEPEKNEEPEKPAAQEDGVDANKENPAPEAEVKEPEEKEMTLEEYEKVLEEKRKALQTLRAEERKVGLDKDLEKMQLLSSKKSEEEIFVKLGSEKEKRKDAEKEEKAKKSLSINEFLKPTEEERNYSGGRGRGRGRGGRAGYGGGNRINDVAPAIEDVKQFPSLGVK